TTACAAACGTGCACTCCTACAGGACAGGAATCCAaataaacaaagccaaaaaCCCATCAGTGTTGTAAGGTCCTGGACGTTGGTCACATGACCAATATGTTAGTGATACATTTCAGCCCTAAGGCAGGGAAACAGgtacatggaaaagatgaggggcttctgctttcaaaatgtgGCCCTGACATCTGAAATCAGATACAAAAAGGTCCTCGAGttaccaacaacaaacaaagatGGTATTTCTGCTGGAGAGGCAGGCATGCAGGAGATCTTGAGTGGAGAGTGGGCAGGTGGGCTGCGGAGCccccctccctggctgcagaTGGGGACGGGGAGGCCAAGATGCCACTTGCTTGGAGCAGCGACATTGCCCGTCGCGCCTGCCCCGGCAGCTGGCACTGCCCCACTGCCCCGGCACGTGCTCGGGGCGAGCGGCAGGGCTGGGAGCGGCAGCTCTGCCAAGTTTCCTAATGCAATTTGCAAACGGCTGCGAGGACACGGCGGCCAAGCCCAAGCGtgaccaggagcagcaggcgCTGCGGAGCTGGCGGGATGCGCCGCAGAGGGGTGGGTGACGCCCTGCGGGTAAGCCGGGGGGcatggcacagcctggcacggcacagcctggcagaggCCATGCCACGGTGCCAGTTGCCCCAGCAGATCAGCCTCCAACTGCCTGTGGTGGAAGCCAGGCTGCCGTGGCCCCTGGGGAACCGCCGGGCTGGGGGGCGGCAGGTGGGGGGGCTGAGGCGCTGCCTCCAGGCTGGATGTGCCGGGCGGGTTCTGACACCCCCTTCCACTTCCACAGCAGCAACACCCAAGTGCTGGGAGCCAACCGCCCTGCACGCCCTGCTCAGCTGGTTTGGCTGCTCCGGCAGCACCCGGCGCCTGGACGCCCATAAAACACCCTCTGTGCTGCCGGGCTGGCAGCAGCGCCGGTGGAAATCTGCCCCTGCTTGGCAATGGGTGCTTGTGGTGGCAGGGAAGGGGTCCCCCCGTGCTCATGGGCACTGATCCCCACCCGATGTGAACCAAGGGCTtgcagagacagacagaaaatgCCAATAACATGAGTTACCAACAGCACttgttcagaaaaagaaacaggaggtGCTTCTAAATGAAGTGACTGCTCAGCCAGAGGCTCCTGACGGGCTCCTGTCACTCAGCTGTCCCTCCTATGCTTAAACAATGGCAGAAATAAACTTGCTAATTTAAAATAGAGAACTGAAATGAAGAATTAACTTATCAGCTGTCTCCACAGGGGGCAGGGGATGTTGCGCTCCAGTTAGTCAGACAAATTCAAAATAcccaaaagaaacaaatcagctttactgaaggagctggttcatttcttaaataaaaacagagacCACAATCAAGCCAGTCGAGTTTAACATCCTAGAGAGGGAAAAGGGCAGACGTTTAGTAAGAGAGAGAAGTTGCGAGAACTTGTGGCCAAGGACCGACTCTGGGGGCTGGCTCCTGGGTGACCTCCACGCCCCAGccggggggagggcagggcagcagagcgAGGCGGTTTTCGGGAGGGCACCAGTCAAACCAGAGAGGGAAGGTGCCTGGCCCTGAGCACAAGACGGTGCAGCCGACTTCATCCCGCTGCCTCACCTACGCACAGGGAAGGAGCCTTTCCCAGGAAGGAGCTTCCTCCGTGCCGAGGTGCTGAGTCTGGCGTTGGGATTCCCACGGCCGCATCCCTACGTGTTGCTCCTCTCCTTTGACTTCTCACCTTTGCTGTCCTgatggggaagaggaaagagaagcagaggctgaggcAGCCCCACACAGAGGGGGTCACCAGGGTCCTGCCACCAATACCCTCCACACCAGCTGCCACTGCCTGCCCCTGCACCCGCTCGGGGCACAACCAGCCCCCCTCAGCCAACCTCTCCTCACAGTTACACATTTTTCCCTCCCAAGGCCTTTCAAGGGGCCCCTTGATCAGACAACCTCAGGGTAGATCTGCACACGCTGCAGGTTTCCCAGCCCTTCTTGGTGCTGCCTCCCCCcatgcagggaagcagcagcacagccctgcccaggctgttCCGGCTCGCTCTGCTCTCAGGTATGAACAAGGAAACCAAACACACACGTGGCACCCTGGTGTGTGCACACAGCACGGGAGCAAGGACACTGCTCCCagtgcagggaaaggaaagccTTCAAGTCTGCTGCCTCAATTATCTACTAAGGTCTCAACATTTATTCTTTCAGAGAAGTCATGGCCTCTGACATTAGGGTTGGagttttttctcttaaaagtgttttgttttctacccTCAGtaagtatataaataaaaaagcaagagtCAACTTTGGACTTACTTTTTACGTGGGTTTAGTTTTAAAGTATTTAGAAACTCAAATTAACTGGAGCCCTGCTTACCACCTGCAACGAGAACCTGAGGTTTGGGACATGTCAAAGGTTAGACAGTTTGAGATTTCCTTGGAACaatgtatatttttgttttggatggGAGAGGGAGACTGCAGCATGGCACACACCCCAGGGGAACAGCATCATTCACACTGAGGGGACGGTACCTCAGGAGGTGGTGGTTTGATAGTGACAGGCTGGGACGTCCTCCGAGGTGGAGAAGGCTTGGGCTGCACTTGCTGCTGGACAGTGTTGTAGTACGTCACCCCTCCGTACACCTGGGACTGGGCCTGTGTTCCCCAGAGAGCAGAACATCAGTGCCTGTTGCTGCGGGGGCTGCACCCCCCACAAGAGCCCCCCCAGGCACATGACCAGGCTGTGCAAAGATGCCACCACCCAGCACCAAGGGTGAGCAGCcacagggggatggggggtTGATTTGTGCTGTGCTCCCCAAAGCTACAAaacagcagcacccacagctcctgggggacccccagcctggccctggcccTCCCCAGGTCTCCCCGCTCTGGGCAGGcacaggctgggctgcagctcatGGCCGATGggctcctctgccctgcagctctgccctgtctgagctgctgcttttctgcacagaCAAGGCAGGTAACAATTTCCTTTCACACCAAGATCCCTTCTGGCTGCCCCGGGGCTCAGGACCTGCTCCCAAAGCAGCGTGATTCCCTGGGGAGACAGCTGGGATcggcccagggcagcagggaaggtcagggaggctgcagggagtgcGCACAGTGCACATCTCTGGCCTGCCACTGCGTGTCAGCCGTGTGCTGCTCGGGTGGCCCCGTGCTGGGAGCACTGCCACGGGAGCTTCCCCATCACCGTGCCCATGGAGATGGGTCTCCTCGCTGCCCAGCCACTACCTCACACAGAGGTGAGAatggagcaggaggagccagCCGTGTGCTGGCCAGTGCCAAAGAACAGCACCAGCTGGCTGCCAGCCTCCTGCCTCCTTCTCAAACAGAAGCAATTTTCAAGGTGTCCTTGGCCCAGCATGGACCTGGAGGGGATGTAATGGTCTACAGGCTCCTGGCAGGCTGTTCCCCTCCTCTGAAGGGGAAGATCCCAATTCGGAGATCCACCAAATTCACCCCCTAGCCCCTAAATCCAGGGTAGCTGCACTGCAGCCATGGGAGAAGTCCCTTTCAGTTACCCACTCCACACGGAGAGGTGGAAAAGAGTAAACAACCTCCCTCCACGGAGCAGCCCAGTTGCCCCCTATCCTCTCCCAGCAAGCCTTGGAGCATGAACTCACACTCCCCAGGACCCCATCTGCTCCCCTCGATGGCTCCTGCTCAGGAAGGAGACACACAGCAGGGCTTACCTGGGTGTTGGAATAGAGATGAGGAGGGGGCGGAGGGGGCAGTGCTCCCGGGGTGTAGGGGTAGCCAGGATTCCCGAAATTCATGACTCCAGGAGGGGAGAAGTAAGTGGGAGCAAGCAGCTGCTGCGGcgggggctgcccagggggcaTGGAGACCGGCGGGGGGTAGAGCCCAGGGTTTGCCATGGGGGCTGGTGTCTGGTGGGGATGTAAACCTGCGAGTGACAAAGAGAAGCTGAATGTGACATCATGTGTATAGGTGGTCTGTCCCACAGAGGGCTGGGGCAatgccagcagggctgtgccccccctgcagcaggagggaggagccCTTGGCCCAAAGGCCTCTCCTGCAGCCACAACACCTcggctgctgtgctgggcagggaggaagggaagcaTGTCCCAGCAGAGGGGTGCAcggccccctccccagtgctggggTCCCAGTTCACCAGTACCACGCATGGCCCTGGTGAGAACATTCACTTCAAGAAACTGTTTTTGTGGGGAGACAGAACATGTCAGTTCAACatctctcatttcttcttttcatttttgatCCACAAGCAGCAAGAACTGAAGAACCAGCCCAGCACAGCTactggcacagcccagcatcccCTGATGGGAAGTGACTCAGCCAGGAGGGTCCACACAGGACCTGCAGACATCAGCTGCCAAAACGCTCAATGACCTCAGTCCTGCACTGGCTGCAAGGGCCAGAAACAcctatttttactttcatttaaaTGTCTGTACATTCAGCCTCACGGCAGGAGGGAAGCAGGTCTGTTCCATGTTGTAGGAACAGGGGGAAAATGGATTCCCCCAGCAACAGAGGCTGCATGAAACCAGCATGatctgctccccagcacaggctgagccTCCCAGGCACCACCAcaaggctggtggcagctgcccCGTGCCCAGCTGGCTTCTCACCTGGATGAGGGAGGTGCATCTCCGGCTGCACAATCATCCCTTGGggcggcagcggggctgggTTCTCACTGTGGGTGTAGATTGGTCCCTGGAATTGTACTGCAACACACAACAGTTGGTAAGGAAAAGCTCCACTGAATTTTATTCTACTGCAGCAAGTCACATGCAGTCTACCAGGCTCACAGGCTACAGCCTCCCAACAGAAAAGCCTCCTACTCCCTTTACAAAGCAGAACACGTGGGGGAATTTCTTCTCCAACACTTTCAATGCTGGAGGAAATTCCTAATCCATCCTCAGTCTTGTTCTGTAATCCTCCCCACTCTTAAATCTCAGAGACATTGTTCTGATttcaagttaattttaaatcctAGTTCCCATGTCACCTAAAGAGCACAGGGAGGTGGAAACACTGATTGTATCTCAGTGGGTTCAAACACTGACCAGGCAGGCTCAGAGCAGTTCTTGAGCCACCAACAGGAGATGATGCCGTGACTATTTACACAGGAAAGGGAAGACAAAGCCTTCAGATCTACCCAACCCTGACAGGAGGTGGGGGctccagctgctcagagagCTCACAGGGAGCCTGGGGAGTGGAACACTCACTTGGGTCGTAATAGTGCCCTTCCATGATGCTGATGTGCATGGGAGGTGCAGGCTCCGGCACCGGCGGTCGCTGCCGCTGGGATGAGTAGCGCTTCACGCGGCCCCCCTGCACTGCCTGGAAGAGCCCAAAGGCATCAGGATCAGCAACCCCCTCTGGCCAGGGGGTACCCACCCACTCCCCCCATCCCTGGCCCTGCAAACCTCCACCTGGGTCACAGAGTAAAAACCATGACCAGCCACAGAAGGGACAGGGCCACACGGGGCTGCCACAGGCCAGAAACAAATAACCGCGCTGCTAAAAGCAGGAGTCAGCCCTGCACACAAAGGGCTTTACCATTTCCTCCATCCTGTTAAACTGAGGTGGTGGCCCAGTTCCCACGTGCATATGGTTAGGAATACCTGAGGAGGAAACAAACTGGTTATTATGGTTTGCATGGGTTGTCCATAAACAGCCACCTCACCCTGCTGGGAGatgccagcagcctggggatCTTATGGAATCACAAACAGGCTCTTGCTTTCATGACAAGAAGCCTCCATCAACTTCCATCTCTTAGGTTACAATTTTCAACATTTCCACACAAATTAGAAGCTGTTGTGCCACACTGTGATCACCCACACTGCTCAACACCTTTTAAATCTTgctgaaaaacaattaaaatccTCAGCTCTAAGCCCAGGTGCTGATCTCAGCTCTGTTCCTGCAGAGACCAGGGGCCTCCTCAGAGCAGAAACAAGGATCCACGTGGGACTGGAAAAGCTGGAGTTTAAACCCTCTGCAGGGTGTAACCACTTTGATCCTGGGCTCCTTTTAATCCAAACAACAAAGCTCCAGCACACCATTCAAACCACAGGACCAAACTGATCACAGGAGAttccaaaaggagaaaatggagaaaacagaTGCTGGAAGCACCCACGGATAACTAGTACTGCAAACACACACCCAGGAATTCATGCTGGGCACAAAGAAGGACCTACTGGCTGGCTCATCCAGCCACATCCCTCCAGGAGTCAACTCCTAGATGGAACAATGGGACAGCAGAACAATCTGTCCTTCTGGACAGAAAGGGGTCTGCTGCCTGCATTCTAGAGCTGCCTCATGGTCAATTTGTTAAggtgtttcatttttcagcatcaaaaagcaaaaagtacATAATCTCAGCTGCAAATCACTTCTGAACTCTCCTACTACAAGCACATTTTACCCTGCTCACTTGCCCCTGCAGTGGGGACCAAGAGTCTCCCCACACCAAGATGTTACCAGTCAGGTCAGTGCAAGACAACTGACGGTTTCAGGACTTAAACCTCAAGAGATGCTTATGAAAGCAGAGagtctctttcttctccttgctCCAGTTTTATTTCCCTCAGGAAGAACTCTATGACTCCCCAGAACAGACTCTAATTCTGCAAAGAGATAATTATCCCCAAATGACCTCTCACATGCATGCTCAACCAGAACCGTCCTCTGCACGGGGGTAACTCTGCCACATGCACCTCCCTCACCGGCTGCTGCCAACGGAGCAGATTCCTCCTACCAGGCACAAATGGATTTGCTGATCCCAGTCAGGCCTCAGCTAGTGGCAATCAAATCCCACTGCTAGGAAATAAGCTGATAAAGAGTGGAaattccctcctgctcctgagCAGGGCATCACATGAACCCGATTACTTGTCACCTTTAcctgccagcagagcacaaCACTCCTTATCTGCCCTACTCCTGTGACAGCTGCTGGTCCCAGAGATCCAGCAAGTCCCTGCTGTCTGCTCCTCACACAGGCTTTCAGCTTCACTGAACCTCCCCCATTTTCAACACAAATcagggcagagagagggaaaggattTGTTTTATGCCCCTCCCAGCCCTAATTCAATTTACCTGCACTTGAATGTTtaatttcccctctttcctttctgGGTTGCCCTATCTAACCATGTCCACAACCAGCACGGATCCCACCAcgctggggctgggctgaggcAGAGGCTCTGGCTCAGCACACAATGCACAGCTGCGTTtggctggggctgcagtggAAAACCAGGAGGCTGCCCCCACTTCCACCCCACTTACCCCTCAGCTCCCGGGGCTGCATGAACTGCGACTGCCCTGGGGTCCAGTTCTGCTCGGTGAGATTCATCTGGGTCATCTCCTGCTCGAGTCCATCCAAGCTGGATTCTACTGGTGACTCCCAGTTACTGCTCTTGGCTGGTGGGGGGGACGTCTCAGCTTGCATAGGTTTTGGAGGCACAGGAGCCAGCCCTTCCGAGGCGGgaacttcatctgccagcttcCCCGTGTCCCCAGCTTTGATTCTGGTCCTTCTTGCCCGGGAATAAGATTTCTTTTCAACTGGTCTGTCGGGTGGTGGTGGTGCAGCATCGGCAGCTGCAGCTTGGTTTTCCAGGGTGACCTCCTccttggcagggctgctgtggaCATGAGCTGCTTCCATCTCGGGGGACTGGTCCCTGGATGGGGTTTGCTCTGCACGCTTCCCTCGGTAGCTGTTCTCCTGCTTGGCCTGCTCGCAGTTCCGAGAGAGATGCTGGCCACTGGCTTCTGCAGCACGGTAGCCTGGACGGGTCTCCTTGTAGCCCCCCATCCTCGGATAGTTGCGAGGGGGGGGCATCCTCCCGGTCCCCGCGGAGCTCCGGCTGGTGAAGGTTCGCGGGGCAGCCGAGGTGCTGTCTGCACCTTGGTGCCTTGGGGGCTTATTTGGCCTCTCGTTGGACCAGTTTGGGTCTCGCTGAGGGGGACTCCCAAACCTGAGGGAGGAAAATAGTGCAAAGGACTGGAAAGAAATCCCTGGGTGAGAGACACTGCTGTACCAGAGAACCCCTCTCCAGGATGCAGCATCCTGAACTCCCAGGACCAAGATCCTACCCTGGAGCCAAAGCCATTTTCggtgggggggaaggggtgTTTCCCATTTGGGGCTTCAGACCAGTGTCCCTCCAGGATGGGCCAGGCTCTAGTCTGACTTTGCTGCTCACCTTGGTTTGCGCATCCTCCTCGGCTTGATGTCATCGGGGTTGTGAGCTGACCTGATGTCGTAGCCATAGAGAGCAATCAGCTCCTGCCTTGTCTTGGGGGCCTGCTCGTCCTCCCGGAACTTGTCGTGTTCCCAGCGGCCCTCGTCCTTCCACAGCTTCCGCTGGCGACCCTTCGGCCTGGAACAGCAACACGGGGAGGACCAAGAGGTGGTTGtgaagcagaggcagctccaACCAGCCCCACACGCAGCCACCCAGCACTTCTAGAGCAGGGTGTGCACAGGAGACActgtctcttcttcctcccactcctcctgcccagcagctgctgctgctctatCCGCTGCTacctctgaaaagcagcacaaaggGTCCCTGCCCCCTGGCAAGAGGCTTTTCTTACGGGCTCTTTTTCTGTACCACCCTTggtttttccttcaaaacacGGAGCCAAAATGTCCTGGCAGGACGCTGCAAGCAGGCAACTGAAGCAGAGaccttcccagagctgcacactGAGGCAACCAGCCGTGCTGCCAAACGAGGCCCAGGAGgcagccccccaccccagagGGGCAGGGGACACCCACATACCTGACCTCCTCCTCCTGCGTCTGCCCGCGGAGGTCGTGCTCAAAGAAGAGCCCTTTCCGTGGGATGTAGGCTGGGTTCTTCCGGTCCTCGTCGTCGTCCAGGTGCTTGGGAACTTTTTTCCCAACTTTATTTTCAACAGGTTCAGTGCTCTCCTGTCAAAATCAGCCAGCTCTCACCACTGCAGCAGTCCCTCTGCCACAAGCCCCCCATGACTCAGGGAACACGTCTAACACCTACCTGGCCATCCCCGCTCTGCCTCTCCCCGGTCACAGCACCTTTGGGGTCAGGTTTCTCATcccctttctctgcttttgctgctgactCACAGGAACCATTACTATCCTGCTTCAGTTCCACTTTGGCACTTTCTTCCTCACTGTAATCCTCTTCCTGCACCTGAAACAGATTCAAGTTACTCAAACAGGCCCCTTTAGCAGCAGGTCCTCCAGGAATTTTCCCACAAATCTGTCCCCAAATCTGGAGTTAGATCCCTCTTCCAGCTGTCAGAGACCCAACTCTCTCACAGCAGAGGATTAGCTCTCCAGGTCCTTCCTATCTCTGTATTTGTatagaaaaaacaaagactAAACCCAACACCTCTCCCCACCAACATCCACCAGTTGGGCTTTCCAGAGCCAGGACCAGCTCTCCCACAAAGCCACAAGCAAGGGCCCTCAGAGCGTCCCTTCCTTCCCACACCGAGGGCCCGGATCCAGCCAGTGCCGCGTTCCCAAATTCCCTGGAGTTACTCAGCTGACTCACTCCCAGCACTCTGCTCACAGGAGCGTGACCTCGTTTCACCCTCCAGGAGCCCAAGCCTTGCTGAGGCTGGAGCTGACACTAAAAATAGCTCCGTGTCATTAACAAAAAGACTgctctatttttctctttcaacaCAGCGTATTTGCACATCAACTGCTCCTTTTGTTTACGTTGGGGAAACCCAGACGTGGCATTATTTTTAGGCACAGGAACAGAGTCATCCTGGCATGTCAGTGATGCAAcacccccctgctccagcagcccagggagcaCCAGAGCTGCCCAGCCTCCAGGGAGCCTCCGTGCAGCGTTCcaggctggaaaagctgctgcacaGTCAACACTGGGAGCTGCCCCCACCCTCCCCGTGCTGCCTTCCTCATTAATGGCAGTGATTAATTCACAAATTAACAGCCCCTGTGAGCTTCAATATCATCTGCCTTGCTGTTTTATGCTTTCTTCTAACTGCTGCCCCACCTCAAGATCCCCAAAACCGTCTCCAGAGAAGGGTTTTCAGTAGAAAACCTTCACTGTAATCATTAGAAACCAGAACTTCTCTAAACTTCCTGGAGATGTTAAATTTATGGTTCTGAACtaaaaaaacaggcaaactCCAGCCAAAGACTCCCtccctggcacaggcagggggtCTTGGTGCACACAAGGGGGGATTTTCtcagtgcagagcagccagcacttGCAGGGTGTTACCCCCCCAGCTGCAGAAGACAGGGGTGCTGCCTGGGAAGCTGCCAACACAACacttagtttttaaattttaactaATTAAAACCTGACAAGCTTCCTTCCACACCCTTCTGGGCCACGGCAAATCCAACTGCCAGTGtccacaggcagctcctgccagcaccaggaTTGTTCACCACAGAACTGCCTGGCCAGGGGCTCGGAACACGGGATCTGGGATCACTCCCAGTCTCCACTTGGCTGGTGGGAAGAGGACGAGCTGGTGTCTGGAGAGCAAGGAAATcactgcagcaggggcagggaacCAAGGACACAAACTGGGTTTTGTGCTAAAATTATGCAAGACACAGCCACTCAGCAGAACCCTCtaagcagcaggacagagacTCCTCTTACCTCCGAGTCTCCTGTGCTTTCATAATCCGAGAGTACAGCTGTGGGGGAGAGAAAGGAGTTTGGAGTCAGGGCAGGAACAGAAGCagcttccctgtgctgcaggagggccTGGGCAAAGGGTCCCCGGGCAGCCCTTGAGCAGCTCCAAAGcctccctgaggagcagcattGCTGGCTCACACAGGAGGCAGCAAGGGCAAGTCTGGGGCAAGCTGTCCCTGCACTGCACATTTGCCCACTATTAATTGGAATGACAACAACTGCAGGAGAACCAGGAAAGGTATTTTGTCTGGTTTTCACTTTCTGCACGCCTGCAGCCCTCGCAGGGCCAGACAGAGTAGTTACTCACCATCTCCTTCAATGCCATCCTCGCTTTcctgcagagagagggagaggaaggtgTGTTAGCACAGGTGAAGGGCAGCAGCCATGTCCCTGCAGCATCCTACAATCCCAGACACAATGACAAGGTTTGACCCTGGTCCTTTTGCATCTGCCCTTAGCAGCTCAGCTTCAGCGaccaagaaagaagaaacaacgTCAGAGCTGCTCCCAACATTCCCTAAGATCcctccaggctgagctgctctgggggaACACAGCTCGAGGGAAAACTGTGTGAagtgctggcagcctgggaagggaaaagagtgACATGGACAGACACCTCAGTAAGGGAGACCCTGACAGCTGCCTCAGGGAAGGACAAGGAGATTACTTGAAGCAGGAGCCCAGGAGTAACAAGCAGATGCCAAGCAGGGGCGAGCTCAGGCAGACATCTGCTAGAGACTCTGGCGACAcaaacacagccctgcagagagaagctgctggatGAAGGGGaacagctcagagcagggaaagTTTCTAGTCAAAGGACAGAGTGAAGGAGCCACACGGTAAAAAACAACCTCAGatcaaaaataaaaccagtcaGCACATTGACAAGAGGGGCCCAAACACCAAAAGGGATGAGTAGAAACACTCTGTGGTTTGGGAGGAATTTGAACAAACCAGCACCACAAACCCAGGACAGGACAAAATTGCACCCAGCTGCAAACTGCCAGAGAAGAaaggctgcccacagaggtgGGGGGgccagctccccagccaccccaaaaaaagcttttcagtgaCCACACTTTAAAAAGGGTGG
This genomic stretch from Apus apus isolate bApuApu2 chromosome 25, bApuApu2.pri.cur, whole genome shotgun sequence harbors:
- the CASC3 gene encoding protein CASC3 isoform X1; the protein is MADRRRQRASQDSEDDSDSAASDSAGSAASAARSRSASGSRSGSGSPRPPHRPPRGAAGALSAGPRGRGAESAAGGAAKSAPESECESEDGIEGDAVLSDYESTGDSEVQEEDYSEEESAKVELKQDSNGSCESAAKAEKGDEKPDPKGAVTGERQSGDGQESTEPVENKVGKKVPKHLDDDEDRKNPAYIPRKGLFFEHDLRGQTQEEEVRPKGRQRKLWKDEGRWEHDKFREDEQAPKTRQELIALYGYDIRSAHNPDDIKPRRMRKPRFGSPPQRDPNWSNERPNKPPRHQGADSTSAAPRTFTSRSSAGTGRMPPPRNYPRMGGYKETRPGYRAAEASGQHLSRNCEQAKQENSYRGKRAEQTPSRDQSPEMEAAHVHSSPAKEEVTLENQAAAADAAPPPPDRPVEKKSYSRARRTRIKAGDTGKLADEVPASEGLAPVPPKPMQAETSPPPAKSSNWESPVESSLDGLEQEMTQMNLTEQNWTPGQSQFMQPRELRGIPNHMHVGTGPPPQFNRMEEMAVQGGRVKRYSSQRQRPPVPEPAPPMHISIMEGHYYDPIQFQGPIYTHSENPAPLPPQGMIVQPEMHLPHPGLHPHQTPAPMANPGLYPPPVSMPPGQPPPQQLLAPTYFSPPGVMNFGNPGYPYTPGALPPPPPPHLYSNTQAQSQVYGGVTYYNTVQQQVQPKPSPPRRTSQPVTIKPPPPEDSKGEKSKERSNT
- the CASC3 gene encoding protein CASC3 isoform X3 codes for the protein MADRRRQRASQDSEDDSDSAASDSAGSAASAARSRSASGSRSGSGSPRPPHRPPRGAAGALSAGPRGRGAESAAGGAAKSAPESECESEDGIEGDAVLSDYESTGDSEVQEEDYSEEESAKVELKQDSNGSCESAAKAEKGDEKPDPKGAVTGERQSGDGQESTEPVENKVGKKVPKHLDDDEDRKNPAYIPRKGLFFEHDLRGQTQEEEVRPKGRQRKLWKDEGRWEHDKFREDEQAPKTRQELIALYGYDIRSAHNPDDIKPRRMRKPRFGSPPQRDPNWSNERPNKPPRHQGADSTSAAPRTFTSRSSAGTGRMPPPRNYPRMGGYKETRPGYRAAEASGQHLSRNCEQAKQENSYRGKRAEQTPSRDQSPEMEAAHVHSSPAKEEVTLENQAAAADAAPPPPDRPVEKKSYSRARRTRIKAGDTGKLADEVPASEGLAPVPPKPMQAETSPPPAKSSNWESPVESSLDGLEQEMTQMNLTEQNWTPGQSQFMQPRELRGIPNHMHVGTGPPPQFNRMEEMAVQGGRVKRYSSQRQRPPVPEPAPPMHISIMEGHYYDPIQFQGPIYTHSENPAPLPPQGMIVQPEMHLPHPGLHPHQTPAPMANPGLYPPPVSMPPGQPPPQQLLAPTYFSPPGVMNFGNPGYPYTPGALPPPPPPHLYSNTQAQSQVYGGVTYYNTVQQQVQPKPSPPRRTSQPVTIKPPPPEVLVAGGKQGSS
- the CASC3 gene encoding protein CASC3 isoform X2; amino-acid sequence: MADRRRQRASQDSEDDSDSAASDSAGSAASAARSRSASGSRSGSGSPRPPHRPPRGAAGALSAGPRGRGAESAAGGAAKSAPESECESEDGIEGDAVLSDYESTGDSEVQEEDYSEEESAKVELKQDSNGSCESAAKAEKGDEKPDPKGAVTGERQSGDGQESTEPVENKVGKKVPKHLDDDEDRKNPAYIPRKGLFFEHDLRGQTQEEEVRPKGRQRKLWKDEGRWEHDKFREDEQAPKTRQELIALYGYDIRSAHNPDDIKPRRMRKPRFGSPPQRDPNWSNERPNKPPRHQGADSTSAAPRTFTSRSSAGTGRMPPPRNYPRMGGYKETRPGYRAAEASGQHLSRNCEQAKQENSYRGKRAEQTPSRDQSPEMEAAHVHSSPAKEEVTLENQAAAADAAPPPPDRPVEKKSYSRARRTRIKAGDTGKLADEVPASEGLAPVPPKPMQAETSPPPAKSSNWESPVESSLDGLEQEMTQMNLTEQNWTPGQSQFMQPRELRGIPNHMHVGTGPPPQFNRMEEMAVQGGRVKRYSSQRQRPPVPEPAPPMHISIMEGHYYDPIQFQGPIYTHSENPAPLPPQGMIVQPEMHLPHPGLHPHQTPAPMANPGLYPPPVSMPPGQPPPQQLLAPTYFSPPGVMNFGNPGYPYTPGALPPPPPPHLYSNTQAQSQVYGGVTYYNTVQQQVQPKPSPPRRTSQPVTIKPPPPEVVSRAPVNLSF